Proteins from a single region of Acanthochromis polyacanthus isolate Apoly-LR-REF ecotype Palm Island chromosome 11, KAUST_Apoly_ChrSc, whole genome shotgun sequence:
- the cdca8 gene encoding borealin isoform X2: MAPRKRTTKQRKNNPKSAKLEAFLEDFDLEVKTRVGQLKEKINQLLKDVDNSYNMALIKLPKAVRQTSWLEHCKSDKPKSPEVDDVKREEEAAMVESVVAEDHAVLLKTVKTSKKNGRTKSSCEDENTPSTTRKGKASRKPPTTSKRAKALTLSKQSAPIRRSNRKPLVTPARSVLDSSVMMGTTPLITPRFDPRLPKTPAVRVPRHKERVYSISVNGSPIAAGDDDIVINVPVGNGESIQLLASHMDSVDLSLLDETALRSIRLLQNRLTSLCGTSH, encoded by the exons ATGGCTCCCAGgaaaagaaccacaaaacagAGGAAGAACAACCCCAAGTCCGCTAAACTGGAAGCTTTTCTGGAGGATTTCGACCTCGAAG TGAAAACCAGAGTGGGCCAGCTGAAGGAGAAGATCAACCAGCTGCTGAAGGATGTGGACAACAGCTACAACATGGCTCTGATCAAACTCCCCAAAGCCGTCCGGCAGACGTCCTGGCTGGAGCACTGCA aGTCTGACAAACCAAAGTCTCCAGAGGTGGATGATGTGAAG agagaagaagaagctgctATGGTTGAAAGCGTGGTGGCTGAAGATCACGCAGTCCTGCTGAAAACCGTCAAAA CGTCCAAGAAGAACGGCAGAACCAAGTCCAGCTGTGAGGATGAGAACACTCCCAGTACAACCAGGAAG GGAAAAGCCTCCAGAAAGCCTCCAACCACATCAAAACGAGCCAAAGCCCTGACGCTCAGCAAGCAGAGCGCCCccatcagacg ATCTAACAGGAAGCCTCTGGTGACTCCTGCCAGAAGTGTTCTGGATTCTTCTGTGATGATGGGAACGACTCCTCTGATCACCCCACGCTTCGACCCGAG GCTTCCTAAAACTCCTGCAGTCAGAGTTCCCCGTCACAAAGAGAGAGTGTACAGCATCTCGGTGAACGGTTCTCCCATCGCAGCCGGAGACGACGACATCGTCATCAACGTTCCCGTCGGTAACGGAGAG AGCATCCAGCTGCTGGCCAGTCACATGGACTCAGTAGACCTGTCTCTGCTGGACGAAACGGCTCTGAGGAGCATCCGACTGCTGCag AATCGCCTTACCTCCCTGTGTGGGACGTCACACTGA
- the cdca8 gene encoding borealin isoform X1 → MAPRKRTTKQRKNNPKSAKLEAFLEDFDLEVKTRVGQLKEKINQLLKDVDNSYNMALIKLPKAVRQTSWLEHCKSDKPKSPEVDDVKQREEEAAMVESVVAEDHAVLLKTVKTSKKNGRTKSSCEDENTPSTTRKGKASRKPPTTSKRAKALTLSKQSAPIRRSNRKPLVTPARSVLDSSVMMGTTPLITPRFDPRLPKTPAVRVPRHKERVYSISVNGSPIAAGDDDIVINVPVGNGESIQLLASHMDSVDLSLLDETALRSIRLLQNRLTSLCGTSH, encoded by the exons ATGGCTCCCAGgaaaagaaccacaaaacagAGGAAGAACAACCCCAAGTCCGCTAAACTGGAAGCTTTTCTGGAGGATTTCGACCTCGAAG TGAAAACCAGAGTGGGCCAGCTGAAGGAGAAGATCAACCAGCTGCTGAAGGATGTGGACAACAGCTACAACATGGCTCTGATCAAACTCCCCAAAGCCGTCCGGCAGACGTCCTGGCTGGAGCACTGCA aGTCTGACAAACCAAAGTCTCCAGAGGTGGATGATGTGAAG cagagagaagaagaagctgctATGGTTGAAAGCGTGGTGGCTGAAGATCACGCAGTCCTGCTGAAAACCGTCAAAA CGTCCAAGAAGAACGGCAGAACCAAGTCCAGCTGTGAGGATGAGAACACTCCCAGTACAACCAGGAAG GGAAAAGCCTCCAGAAAGCCTCCAACCACATCAAAACGAGCCAAAGCCCTGACGCTCAGCAAGCAGAGCGCCCccatcagacg ATCTAACAGGAAGCCTCTGGTGACTCCTGCCAGAAGTGTTCTGGATTCTTCTGTGATGATGGGAACGACTCCTCTGATCACCCCACGCTTCGACCCGAG GCTTCCTAAAACTCCTGCAGTCAGAGTTCCCCGTCACAAAGAGAGAGTGTACAGCATCTCGGTGAACGGTTCTCCCATCGCAGCCGGAGACGACGACATCGTCATCAACGTTCCCGTCGGTAACGGAGAG AGCATCCAGCTGCTGGCCAGTCACATGGACTCAGTAGACCTGTCTCTGCTGGACGAAACGGCTCTGAGGAGCATCCGACTGCTGCag AATCGCCTTACCTCCCTGTGTGGGACGTCACACTGA
- the c19h1orf109 gene encoding ribosome biogenesis protein C1orf109 homolog — MSKPAVFSLDQALRRSFVNLEDSQKVWRKVLEDCNPLMESLGNLAEQSAALSGLQISNTPLRDFPDLEERLRFKLSLETDSVLRKLHENMSSLQAVRDSVSHHLSAVQQQFDQISESLDLLDLTQRSASTPSVCDLMEWLQDAERLYRLQFLRRKTLLQTLRVDDFCLLESAPQRWKSVECESSEDQITETLCRVSFFMESQ, encoded by the exons ATGTCCAAACCTGCAGTGTTTTCTCTCGATCAGGCGCTGAGGAGAAGCTTCGTGAAcctggaggacagtcagaaggTCTGGAGGAAGGTGCTGGAGGACTGTAACCCGCTCATGGAATCTCTGGGGAACCTGGCCGAGCAGTCAGCAGCTCTGTCCGGCCTCCAGATCTCCAACACGCCGCTCAGAGACTTTCCAGACCTGGAGGAGAGACTGAGGTTCAAACTGAGTCTGGAAACGGATTCAGTCCTGAGGAAACTCCACGAGAACAT GTCTTCCCTCCAGGCGGTCAGAGACTCGGTCAGTCATCATCTCTCTGCGGTCCAGCAGCAGTTTGATCAGATCTCAGAAAGTCTGGATCTACTGGATTTAACGCAGCGCTCGGCCTCCACGCCGTCCGTCTGTGATCTGATGGAGTGGCTTCAGGACGCAGAGCGGCTCTACCGGCTGCA ATTCCTGAGGAGGAAAACTCTGCTTCAGACACTCAGAGTGGACGACTTCTGTCTGCTGGAATCTGCTCCTCAGAGGTGGAAGTCTGTGGAGTGTGAGAGCAGCGAGGATCAGATCACCG aAACTCTCTGCAGAGTTTCTTTCTTCATGGAGTCACAGTGA
- the cldn35 gene encoding claudin-4, with amino-acid sequence MVNTGMQLISFTCAVTGWIMAIAVTALPQWKVSAFIGSNILTSEIKWEGIWMNCVYQTTGHMQCKTYDSMLALPPDIQAARALMCLSIFMGWLSCTVSCCGMKCTTCAGDDRRAKAGIALSGGVLFILTGLCVLIPVSWTANTVVQDFYNPNVPLMHKRELGQAIYLGWAAAVILMISGAVLSSTCPLMERGGRYRRGYIGRSFANSPATAPDPPKPITSNSLPLKEYV; translated from the coding sequence ATGGTGAACACAGGGATGCAGCTGATCAGCTTCACCTGCGCCGTCACCGGCTGGATCATGGCCATCGCGGTGACGGCGCTGCCCCAGTGGAAGGTGTCGGCGTTCATCGGCAGCAACATCCTGACATCGGAGATCAAGTGGGAGGGCATCTGGATGAACTGCGTGTACCAGACCACGGGCCACATGCAGTGTAAGACCTACGACTCCATGCTGGCGCTGCCGCCGGACATCCAGGCGGCCCGGGCCCTCATGTGTCTGTCCATCTTCATGGGCTGGCTGTCCTGCACCGTCTCCTGCTGTGGGATGAAGTGCACCACCTGCGCTGGAGACGACCGGCGGGCCAAAGCTGGCATCGCGCTGTCGGGCGGCGTCCTCTTCATCCTGACGGGGCTCTGCGTCCTCATCCCCGTCTCCTGGACCGCCAACACCGTGGTCCAGGACTTCTACAACCCCAACGTGCCGCTGATGCACAAACGGGAGCTGGGCCAGGCCATCTACCTGGGCTGGGCCGCCGCCGTCATCCTGATGATCAGCGGCGCCGTCCTGAGCAGCACCTGTCCTCTGATGGAGCGAGGAGGACGATACCGACGGGGCTACATCGGACGGAGCTTCGCCAACTCACCGGCCACGGCTCCGGACCCGCCCAAACCCATCACCTCCAACAGCCTGCCGCTGAAGGAGTATGTCTAG